The nucleotide window gaggacagagacagagagacatgGGGGCGGTGGGGTAGGAGTGGGAGGGGGAAACAGATAGGCACACAGCCAaggaggggtgggcagggagggcCAGACATATATGAAACAGCCCTCAAACCTGGGACTGAGAAGAAATCAGATCCCACCAAAAGAAAACTCAGAGAGCTTGGGGAAGTCAGACTGAGGATAAACCAAACACAGTGACCCTGCCACCTGGGCAATAAGGAGGGGGTGGGACGAGGGTCGCTGTTGTCAGACAGGTATGATTATGCCATGTTAGGTGGGAGCAGCAGGGGGCTCCGAGGCCTAGATGGGTCCCCAGCCCCAACCTCCCATCTGTCCTGCCAAATTCCTCTCAGAGGCCACTTCCATGGGGAAGTATCCTAGGCATGGACTCTGAAAGGAAGCGGGCTCCCTTCCTCCACAGGCTGGCAGGGAGCGAATTTAGGTTTGAAATGTCCCTTTGCCACTGTGCTCCTTTCTGCAATAGGGCGGCTGGTTCCACAGTATTTACTAAGACACATCTGCAAGCCTAATCCCTAAGAAGCTTTTGCAGGATAATTACTCCGCTGAAATTAATATTCCTGCAACTCATCTCCAAAGCTAACATCAATCCACTTCTCCCAAAAGGTATTGGTTCATTCAGTGACTGGAGGTTTGGCCTTATGATTTTCTTCCATAAAACGTAAATTGAGCCTGGCCTGCCAGGGATTTCATGCCTGCATTTAAATTTCAACCTCAGagcaaatgggaaaagaaaaaacttacacACTCATCAACTCCCCCTAAATAAATGAACTTACTAAAGCAACCTGCAAAGCTAATACCTTGAATTCTTACTAGCAAGGACAAGCTTGTCTGTAACAAAGGAATGGGAGTGAAGGAAGGATCCCTGAATAGGGAATTTCCAGGCAGCTTCCAGAGGCGCTATCAGCTTTCTTGACTCACTGTGACTAGGATTCCTGTTGCTGGAAAATGTAGTGTCACAGTACACGCATCCCTGTATCCTGGACCTGAAGATGGGGACCCGGCAGCACGGGGACGATGCGTCCGAGGAGAAGAAGGCCCGCCACATGAAGAAGTGTGCACAAAGCACCTCGGCCCGCCTGGGCGTGCGCATCTGCGGCATGCAGGTGGGTCACTGAGGGCTCCCCCATAGGGGCGATGTCTTGGTGTGTTCACTTTGGCATGAGGTCCCCCACCCAGATGCCACTGTCCCTGAAGAGCCCTTCACTTTGGGGGTGGGCAACAGAGGAGGAGCCAGGAACCAGTCTGTCAGCAGAGAAGTGCCTTTCTTGGTCTATGGCATGCTGGGTTCTTTCAAGAACACCCTTCAGGGGAGTGCTGGAGGAGCTGGAGAAGGGCTAAGGGAAAGAGTTCCTTGGTGCATTTGGGCTTCCTGCCTCCTCATTCTCTTAAATGATAAAGCTGAATCCTCTCCTCAGATGCTGTATGGCAGTCTGCTCTTTGAATTCTCATTAGGAATTCTCATTTCCTCTTTTTGCttttagatagggtcttgctttgttgcctgggctagaggagtgcagtggtgtatcacagctcactgcaacctaggctcaaaccatcctcccacctcaccctcccaagtagctgggactaaaggtgcacaccaaaatgcccagctaattttttatattttgtagaattcgggtcttgctatgttgttgaaacttatctcaaactcctggcctcccaaaccgctagaattacaggcattagccactgtacccagcccatttcctcttcttaatccactttttctgcttctttttgttACCTGTTTTAATTAACGAAATGGGAAAATCATAACCTGCTAATCCATGCAAAGGAATATTTTCTTATCAGAAAatcttatctttcttattttcttatcagACTCCATACCTCATTTTTGCTGCTCTGATATAGTTTATGGCAGGGGCTGCAGGAAATCAGGAGGAAATAAACTTTCTCCACTCATTCCCTCTTATAGTCTGTCTACTCAAAGCAAAACCAGACACCTTTTTGACGGTAAACGTTATAGCTTTCCTTAATTGAAACTGCCACCCCTTGAAGCTGGAAGTTAAGTCTATAAATTTGTTGCACAGATGTCCCTTGAAAAGCTTGGAATGCAGTCCTCGAGAGAATAGAGTATGATGATTTGTGGTGTAAATGGAATCTCTCTCTGGACCTCAAATCTTCTGAAATTGATCTGATTTATTTAGAAAGTGATGCCTGTCATGTATTTACGATGGCTAATTTAGCAGCCAATCTTCAGTTCCCCCAAAGCAACACAAAgtctatcatttctttctgatttttttcaacaCTGGTTTTCTGTAAACATATCATGTACTCTGAAGGCAGGAAAGACCACAGAAACTGTCTTGGCCAGGTATGGGCAGCCCTTCCAGGTGTGCCAGGCAGAGGGGTGCCAAGTCCCCCTCTGGCCATGCCTCCACTGGCCTTGGTTCAGCTTTTGCTGCTGCCTGTGCCATCTGAATGAAATGGGGGTGGCTGTCACCATGCCCCCATCAGCATCTCTCTTCCATCTGCTCCCTTCTGGTGGCCAAGACATGatagggcaggggagggagataGTGCCAAGGAGAGGAGCCACCATCCCCACAGAGCTGCTATGAACCACCCTCCTCTGCCTAGGCTCCCCTCAGCTGCACTGGCTACTCTGTCCACACTGGACATAGTCTGTATTTTTATCTTCAAACAATTCACCTCACTCCACCTCAAGAGCCAGTACTATATCCTTGGAATCTGCAGAGAAAGGACTTTATAAACTTTGTTGGGAAAATATAATCTAATTGGCTTTCCAAGGCCATTGGCCGTGATTTCAGATTCCTATTTAAGCTTTCTAGCTTGGGTTGCCAATATTTGAGTTGAAGAGGGCCAGAAGCCAGGGCTTAAATCATGAATAGGAGGTTGACATTGGAAATTCACAAGAAAGGAGATTCAAACATTTTCCTCGTGGGTGGAGGGTCACCTCTGTAGGGTGAAGGATCTTTAGTCCTAGAATTACTGTTAAGATCTGCACAGAAAGCATTTTAAAGTGTAAATGCTGCACTGGTGCTTGACGGAGGGTCGCCTCCTGCTCATGTCAGTCACCCTGCACTGCATTTCTTGGACATCATTCCTGGGTCATCCTAGCTTGTGATGCTGCAACCATACCAGATGCAACTTTTTTATGTTtgcaatttttcatattttcctctttttttctttttaatataaggTTTATCAAACGGATAAGAAGCACTTTCTCTGCAAAGATAAGTACTATGGAAGAAAACTCTCAGTGGAGGGGTTCAGACAAGCCCTCTATCAGTTCCTGCACGATGGAACCCGCCTCCGCGTGGAGCTCCTGGGGCCCATCCTGCGCCAGCTGCAGGCCCTCCTCTCCGTCATTAGGAGCCAAAGTTCATACCGGTTCTACTCCAGCTCTCTCCTCATCATCTATGATGGGCAGGAGCCAGCAGAAAGAACATCAGGCAGCCTGCATCTCCAGGAGGCTCCCCAGGTGACCCACAGCAGCTCTCCCAGGGGTCTCGCCAAGGTGGACATCCGCATGATTGACTTTGCTCACACAACATACAAGGGCTCCTGGAATGAGCACACCACCTATGATGGACCAGACCCTGGCTACATTTTTGGCCTGGAAAACCTCATCGGGATCCTGCAGGATATCCACGAGGGACAATGAAATTTCTTGGGCTTATCTGGAGTTTTCTGGGCTACGGATCTCAAAAAGGGACCTATTGGTAACTAGGATAGTCTAGACACTCTTGTATGTCTTTGTAATAGTCATATCTACCCTCAAAAGCCATCCCACACATAGCAGGCTGGCTATATTACAGCTGTTAAAGAAATCAGCTCTGGCATCCTGCTCTAATGCTGACCCTCGCAGATTGGACAGTGAGGATAAAGTGGCACCAGTTTGGAGTACACTGGAGGGGGCAGCATGAGTTGCAGGCAGCATGGCAGTGC belongs to Nycticebus coucang isolate mNycCou1 chromosome 9, mNycCou1.pri, whole genome shotgun sequence and includes:
- the IP6K3 gene encoding inositol hexakisphosphate kinase 3, whose translation is MVVQNSTDSRDPRVGVQLEPFLHQVGGHMSVMRYDEHTVCKPLVSREQRFYESLPLAMKRFTPQYKGTVTVHLWKDSQGHLSLVANPLKENQEPFKVSAESAAVAIWQTLQQTTSGSGSGSACVLTQLACSPKESRSPAKALLRPQSHLNTQVSLLVEEDVNGNQVEKKSFNPWGLHCHQAHLTRLCSEFPENKRHRFLLLENVVSQYTHPCILDLKMGTRQHGDDASEEKKARHMKKCAQSTSARLGVRICGMQVYQTDKKHFLCKDKYYGRKLSVEGFRQALYQFLHDGTRLRVELLGPILRQLQALLSVIRSQSSYRFYSSSLLIIYDGQEPAERTSGSLHLQEAPQVTHSSSPRGLAKVDIRMIDFAHTTYKGSWNEHTTYDGPDPGYIFGLENLIGILQDIHEGQ